The DNA sequence TTTATGAAATAGTAGGTCAAACTACTGACGGTTTAACTCTTAAAAGTGATGATGGCAAGTGTTTAGAAGTCGATACAGCCTTTGATAAAGCTGTGTACCAGAGGCAAGAGATTGAAATTGGCGTAGGCGATCGCTTGCAATGGAAGAAGAACGATAGACAATTGGGACGACGCAACGGACAAGAATTTACTGTTACGGCGATCGCTCTTGGTACAGCCCAGATTCAATATCTTGATGGTCACACTGAGTCTATCAGCTTAAGAGAAGCCCAGAACCTAGACTATGCCTTGGTAAGTACGACATATAGTAGCCAAGGTAAGACCGCAGACCGTGTGCTAATTTCGGCGGACTTTACGATTGGACAAGAAAGTTTTTATGTTGCGACCAGTCGTGCCAAACATGAACTCAAAATTTATACCGAAGATCCAACGCGATTATTGGAGTTAGCACAGGAATCGAAAGCTAAAGAAAATGCTCTGGAATTGCTACGAACACAGGTTCAATCTGAAAAACCGGAAGTAACTCTCAGTGCTGAGGTTTCTACTTCAGTCAAACAAAACACAGCATCAACTTCAGTTGTACAGCCAACCCTGAAGTCAGCACTATCTAGCGTACCAACACCTTTGGAAGCACCCACACAAACTCCTCTAGTCCCGCCAATACTCAAAGGGACACCAGAAATTTCCCAGGTTTTTGAAAAACCCATACTCAAACCAAAAACATCTGTACCTACTGTTGCATTTTGGACTCCATCTTCTGCACCATGTCCTAACCATATAGACCCAGAACACTGGCAAGAACTAGTAGAAAAAAGTGCGATTCATCCTATGATTGCGGCTTTGAACTTTAAAAGCTTACATCTTGACCCCATAGAACAAGAACATGAGGCTTGGGAATATCTTATATATAGTGACAATATCTCCCGCCGGAATGATGGACGACTCAGGGATGGAGATTTACGGAGATATTCTCACATTGAAGCTGGTGGCTGGTGGTGTCATGCTGGTGTTGATCCGCGTTGCTTCCCCAATTTACAACCAGGAGAAAAGCCGACTGCTAAAATCTGGGGGTGCTACAAACCCAACGCTCCCAGAAATCAAATTGATGAACCAGGGAAACTAATTAAATATGAGCATCCGCCTAAAACTGATTTAAGTATCTTTTTACTAGATATCCCTGATGATCTAGCTGACCGGATCTATAAGAAGCATGGAGTAGAGCCAACCAATAGCGATCGCACTTTGGGATTTTGGTACTGTGTTTGGAGACATAATCTCCCCATCATGATCACGGAAGGAGCGAAGAAGGCCGCCAGTTTGTTAAGCCAGGGTCACGCCGCCATTGGAGTGCCGGGAATTTATGCGGGATATCGCAGTAAAGATTCATTGGGTGAGCCAATCAAACCTATATTACATGATGAGTTAGCTGTTTTTGCCACACCCAACAGACATATTCAGTTTTGCTTCGACTACGAAACTAAGCCCAAAACATTACAAAATGTTGAAATTGCCACATCACGGACTGGACAACTTTTAGAACAGCAGGGTGCAGAAGTTAAAGTTGTTACCCTACCAGGCCCAGATAAAGGAGTGGATGATTTTATCGTCGCTCAAAGCCCTCTCGCATTAGAGAAAGTCATCACTGAAGCGATGAATTTAAAAGATTGGCAACAACGTAAACGTGCCATAGAACCACCTCGCAAGTTGACACCAGAAGAACGTCAACAGCGACTAGCGGTTCACCTTAAACAAGAAACTATCAATGCCACTCAAGATAATTTAGAACTACATCTCCAGCAGATGATCCAAAACTTAGATCAACCAAAGCTGAAGGCTTTATTTATAGAAGTAGGAAAGTATGTTAAAGGCGAAAAATTTACGGGTGAACAAGTCAACGAATTATTCTTTTTAGCTGGTCAAGCTGATTCACCGTTAAGTTTTGAGCAAAGAATGAATACCGTTCGCCAATTAATTAGAGATAACAAAGCCCAACTTATGAATAAGTTAGGACTAAATTTTCAACAAGAAAATTGCAAAGAAAAACATAACAGGTTTAGGCGGTAACATAACTGCGGTAGCGAGAGCGTCCGCCACGAATTGCGAATTGGTATTATCTACCCATTTTTCTAAAAGCAGATGCTGATTCTTTTTGGGTGGCATCTATCTCAAGTTTATGACTTCTACTAACAACAGAATAAACTTTATCAAGTGCTTCTGACTGCTGCCTTGAAAGATTAGGAGATAACTCTCCATCCTCAAGAACTATATCCCCATTTTTAGCCCGAACAACTACACTCTCACCTTGCTGTTCAAAATCAAAACTAGCACTTTTGAAACTTAAAGAACCATCTGGGTTGGTTTGACCAAAAATCTTCAGGAGTGCTTTTATACTTTGTTCAAGTGCTTTAGCTTTAGCATTATCAACAGATTTATTAATGTTAGATTTAACCTCTTGAACACTTTGCTTAATAGTGTTTTTAACACCATTCACCCGCGTGTCTATTTTTTGTTTTAAGTCACTAGCTTGTTTATTTACTTTAGCTCTAAGCTTTGTGACTGCGGGTGTCAGCACATCTTTAATTTTCTCAAATAATTTTTTGGTAGTTTGTTTTAGAGACTTCTCAACCGTTCCTACCCAATTTTGAAGTTTAGTATTTTGAATTGGCGATAAAGACCGTTCATTTATTGCTGAAAGAGCTTTTTGGATATTCTCTATGAATTTTTGTTGTTGCTCTAATGATTTACTCAATTCACTAACTTGAGCAGCTAATTTGGAAACTAATTCAGGTGTCTGTTGGTTTTTTTGAAGTCCGTCAATGATTTTCTGCTGTGCTTCTACTTTAGATTGTAAATCCTGAATTTGTTTTTGGATAGTTTCTACACTATCTGGAGTTTTAACTTGACTTTTCTGTGCTGTTTTCTGGGCTGGAGCTTGCTCTATTGGAGCCAAGCCTAATTTATCAGTTTTAACTTGACCATCTTGAACACGAAAAACTTCTTGTTTTCCAATCTTAATTGAGATTGTCCCCTGAGATTTTTTCGGGTCTGAGATAGCTATCCTAATCTTGTTAACTTGTTCTGGGGTCAGTGTATTTTTGGATGGCTTTTCTCCAATAGCACCTTTGTAGACTTTCTCTCTACCAACATTAATAGTTACATCATCATTAGTTTTTATGTCTTTTGATTTTGCTTTCTGTTGAATCAGTTTAAGTAAAGATTCTAAAATCTCTAGATAGTCTCGTTTGATTTCATTGGCATCTCCATTTTCAATCATAATTTTTACTTCCTTATTTTATATTTGCTTTGATAGAAGCTCAATAATCAAAGATTCCGTAACATTTATCTCTGGCAGAATAACTCCGCCTAGCTTGTCTAGAATCACTCTACCTTCAATTTCGATATAAACCCAATTGCCATCAATTCCTACTTGAATAGCTGCGGCATTTTTTCTTTCACTAGGAACATATCGCTCTAGTTTTCCCTCCCACACTTGAAAAACAGCCTCATCATCAACATCGTTATAAACATCTATAGCCTGGGGAATATAATTGTTGGGCAAAGGTTTATCATCCCAGGCATCAAGTACATTATAAATTTCACAGGGATATTTATGAGCCAAGACTGCTATATCAGATGGAAGTTTAGCAGTAATTTGTTGCCAATCATCATCAGATAGTAGATAATTTGATGCCATATTTTTCTCCGAATTTTTCTCTAAATTAAAGCAGCGATTTCTTCTAGTTGCTCTTTGTTTTCTATCAAAGGTAACAATCTTTGTGCCTCTTCTCGTCGGATTTTCATCTCTTCATTTGCTGGAGTTTGGAGAGTAGATTGAGATGCTAACTTACTTTGAAACTCATACCAAATTTTAATACTCTGGGCTTCCGATTTAATATCTCTTTGGGGAATCTTTATTTTCTCTAAAATCGGCAAACTTATTTGACCACGAGAACGAAATCCTGGACTAATAATTACCGCTTTTCCTTCTGGTAAAGTGTTGAATTGATTAATTTCAAACAGCTTGCGAGTGCTGTTTTGGTCAGAATTAGAAGTACTGGCTCCTCCACTTCCTCCTGAAGAACGAGATCGCTGCTTGTACTTGATTTCAAAATCCCCCAAAAAATTACTAAATCTTTCAGCAGCAATATCATCCTGTGGATTGAAAAATGCCTTGGTAGCACAACCACCAAAAATCGCATTAGTGGTATTCTCCCCATAAGCTTCTTCCAGCATTGATAGGTTTTGTAATCCCAGGATTGAAACTAGCCCATCTTCGCGGTTTTGATTCAGCCAGTCTACCAAGGCAGGTAAATACAGCGTAGGTAGCTCGTCAATTCCCAGCACCAAAGGACAAGTACGTTTACCAGCGACATTTCTACTAACTAATAGATGCAGAATCGAAACTAACAAAGGTGCGATTACATCACGCTTCTCTTTGTTCATTCCGAAAATCACCATCTGCCGACCTTTCAAATCCAAAGGAATATTAGTTTTACCGCAAAAAGCTGCTAATGCTGCGGGAACCATAAATCGACTAAACAAACCACTGGCTGTACCCACAATTGAAGCGGCTGTTTCCGGCGAACCAGCTACAGACACAAACTGTGCAAAGGCTTCTCTGACCATGAAATTCATGTCTTCGGCTTGTTCAATGCGATATACTAATTTAGGCAGCCCCAAGATGGCTTGGCACATCATGATATCTGGGTACTTTGTGCCTTTCGCCAGCATAAATACAGCTTGTACCAGTTGGTCGCCAGCATTCGTAAAAAAATCATTTCCTGAACTGTCAGAGCCAAGTTGAAAGTTCCGGTTTAATGTAATGGCCAACTGACGTGCCATTTCTGAGTCTTCATTGTTCCGCAAAAAATCGATCGGATTTGCAACTGCTGATTCTGGGAAGCCCGGAGCTAACACCGTCACTTTATACCCACGTTCTAGAGCATATCCCGCCAGTGATGGGGCTTGTCCTTTAGATGCAGCTGTGGCTGATTCTTGCTCGGCATACTTGAAATCATAGAGGATTACCGGAAACCCCTGGTCAATTGCCGAACGCAGCAATGGTGTCACCATCGAGAATGATTTCCCACTTCCAGGCCCACCAGCTACTAAAATTCCCCGTTGTGCCTCTGGTAAATATAACGTTCTTTTGTCTTCGGGAATCTGCGTAATTCTTCTTCCCTTCACAATTTCAGTTTTGGTATTTTCAGGAGTTCCCACA is a window from the Aulosira sp. FACHB-615 genome containing:
- a CDS encoding type IV secretory system conjugative DNA transfer family protein; the encoded protein is MTQTTSTVNPNQLVPPGLESALISPAGLGILFCGLLIIIAKYIDGKGGKGKLATARWGGSTEKAAARKLGCKQIQARKHNRVSLFVGTPENTKTEIVKGRRITQIPEDKRTLYLPEAQRGILVAGGPGSGKSFSMVTPLLRSAIDQGFPVILYDFKYAEQESATAASKGQAPSLAGYALERGYKVTVLAPGFPESAVANPIDFLRNNEDSEMARQLAITLNRNFQLGSDSSGNDFFTNAGDQLVQAVFMLAKGTKYPDIMMCQAILGLPKLVYRIEQAEDMNFMVREAFAQFVSVAGSPETAASIVGTASGLFSRFMVPAALAAFCGKTNIPLDLKGRQMVIFGMNKEKRDVIAPLLVSILHLLVSRNVAGKRTCPLVLGIDELPTLYLPALVDWLNQNREDGLVSILGLQNLSMLEEAYGENTTNAIFGGCATKAFFNPQDDIAAERFSNFLGDFEIKYKQRSRSSGGSGGASTSNSDQNSTRKLFEINQFNTLPEGKAVIISPGFRSRGQISLPILEKIKIPQRDIKSEAQSIKIWYEFQSKLASQSTLQTPANEEMKIRREEAQRLLPLIENKEQLEEIAALI
- a CDS encoding apolipoprotein A1/A4/E family protein, whose translation is MIENGDANEIKRDYLEILESLLKLIQQKAKSKDIKTNDDVTINVGREKVYKGAIGEKPSKNTLTPEQVNKIRIAISDPKKSQGTISIKIGKQEVFRVQDGQVKTDKLGLAPIEQAPAQKTAQKSQVKTPDSVETIQKQIQDLQSKVEAQQKIIDGLQKNQQTPELVSKLAAQVSELSKSLEQQQKFIENIQKALSAINERSLSPIQNTKLQNWVGTVEKSLKQTTKKLFEKIKDVLTPAVTKLRAKVNKQASDLKQKIDTRVNGVKNTIKQSVQEVKSNINKSVDNAKAKALEQSIKALLKIFGQTNPDGSLSFKSASFDFEQQGESVVVRAKNGDIVLEDGELSPNLSRQQSEALDKVYSVVSRSHKLEIDATQKESASAFRKMGR
- the mobF gene encoding MobF family relaxase, encoding MLTAANVSSEMAVNYFIKNYYHQGKSLWSGKGASKLGLSGAVDDEDAFKNVIEGRTPDGKEQLNARVVKKGQEKERRAALDCTFSAPKSVSLMALVGGDTRLIDAHHQALKQTLELIEQRYAYTRVTGDNGRHRVKTGNLVVAQFDHIESRDLDPHLHTHCLLMNMTQTPDGKWLSLGNNEIFANKKFLGMAYQSYLAREVQKLGYEIEHRLHGQFDIKGFKEEDKIAFSKRRQQILAASGANSTWAEREKIWDQTRQRKEKLPESELKAYWEKEAQALGITFVKPGEPQENVPDNDKILTGVLDLAIAHCNERNVAFKLEDLEKFILEERLATDVAAIEPLVKSHHELIGLPGLTHQFTTMTAVRRELATIDLMQQGQGKVNAISHPEVVESLLQNTLLNQGQRKAVELATLTQDQFIAWQGVAGAGKTFALKELKAIAANSEYTIKGFAPSSAAAKVLSEELGVQSETVARLLVSESPPEIEPNQIWIVDEAGLLSAKNAQALLQRATLEQARLILVGDTRQLSAVEAGNPFKSLQQAGIKTAHLNESLRQKDPQLKLAVDLIAEGRIKAGFEHLLNNGSIKTVDAESKTEQIASDYIVGTPEQRVKTLVLAGTNAERLALTQAIRSKLKDEGTLGETATITQLQTKNLSKVQMRFAHNFVIGDVITPTRNYKRRGLEKGKLYEIVGQTTDGLTLKSDDGKCLEVDTAFDKAVYQRQEIEIGVGDRLQWKKNDRQLGRRNGQEFTVTAIALGTAQIQYLDGHTESISLREAQNLDYALVSTTYSSQGKTADRVLISADFTIGQESFYVATSRAKHELKIYTEDPTRLLELAQESKAKENALELLRTQVQSEKPEVTLSAEVSTSVKQNTASTSVVQPTLKSALSSVPTPLEAPTQTPLVPPILKGTPEISQVFEKPILKPKTSVPTVAFWTPSSAPCPNHIDPEHWQELVEKSAIHPMIAALNFKSLHLDPIEQEHEAWEYLIYSDNISRRNDGRLRDGDLRRYSHIEAGGWWCHAGVDPRCFPNLQPGEKPTAKIWGCYKPNAPRNQIDEPGKLIKYEHPPKTDLSIFLLDIPDDLADRIYKKHGVEPTNSDRTLGFWYCVWRHNLPIMITEGAKKAASLLSQGHAAIGVPGIYAGYRSKDSLGEPIKPILHDELAVFATPNRHIQFCFDYETKPKTLQNVEIATSRTGQLLEQQGAEVKVVTLPGPDKGVDDFIVAQSPLALEKVITEAMNLKDWQQRKRAIEPPRKLTPEERQQRLAVHLKQETINATQDNLELHLQQMIQNLDQPKLKALFIEVGKYVKGEKFTGEQVNELFFLAGQADSPLSFEQRMNTVRQLIRDNKAQLMNKLGLNFQQENCKEKHNRFRR